From the Caballeronia sp. NK8 genome, one window contains:
- a CDS encoding ABC transporter ATP-binding protein/permease — protein MRRFPNAEPGPMAQGPRNDWQTIRSLLPYLTTYKWRVAFALACLIGAKVANLGVPIVMKRIVDSLASVQHLTALGRASDSPGIVLIGGIGLLVIAYAGARLSTSLFTELRELLFAKVTESAVRQLALQVFRHLHSLSLRFHLERQTGGMSRDIERGTRGIQQLVSYSLYSILPTLVEVGLVLAFFVTKYEAYYAIVTLIALVTYIVFTVKVTEWRTHFRRTMNDLDSKANSRAIDSLLNYETVKYFGNEEWETRRYDENLQRYRAAAIKSQRSLSMLNFGQQMIIGTGLVFILWRATQGVMAGRLTLGDLVLINTFMLQLYIPLNFLGVVYRELKQALTDMDRMFTLLGAGREVPDAPNAQPLAVRGGEVRFDDVSFAYEKARPILHGVDFTIPAGTTTAVVGHSGSGKSTLGRLLFRFYDLDRAQDGGIRIDGQDIRDITQDSLRAAIGIVPQDTVLFNDSIYYNIAYGRPSASREEVIAAARAAHIHDFIEALPAGYDTPVGERGLKLSGGEKQRVAIARTLLKDPPILIFDEATSALDSKSERAIQHELDSIARERTTLIIAHRLSTVVHAQQIIVMDHGRIVERGTHSELLRAGGMFAQMWALQQQRAEEAAVDQRDTSTIPE, from the coding sequence ATGCGCCGCTTCCCGAACGCAGAGCCGGGCCCCATGGCTCAGGGCCCGCGCAACGACTGGCAGACGATCCGCTCGCTGCTGCCTTATCTCACCACGTACAAATGGCGCGTCGCGTTCGCGCTCGCATGTCTGATCGGCGCGAAGGTCGCGAACCTCGGCGTGCCAATCGTGATGAAGCGCATCGTCGATAGCCTCGCTTCCGTGCAGCATCTCACCGCGCTCGGACGCGCGAGCGATTCGCCGGGCATCGTGCTGATCGGCGGCATCGGGCTGCTCGTGATCGCGTACGCGGGCGCGCGGCTTTCCACTTCGCTCTTTACCGAGTTGCGCGAACTGCTGTTCGCGAAGGTCACGGAAAGCGCCGTGCGGCAGCTCGCGCTGCAAGTGTTCCGCCATCTGCATTCGCTATCGCTGCGCTTTCATCTCGAGCGGCAGACAGGCGGCATGTCGCGTGACATCGAGCGCGGCACGCGCGGCATCCAGCAACTCGTTTCGTACTCGCTCTACAGCATTCTGCCGACGCTCGTCGAAGTCGGGCTCGTGCTCGCGTTCTTCGTGACGAAGTACGAAGCGTATTACGCGATCGTCACGCTCATCGCGCTCGTCACGTATATCGTGTTCACGGTGAAGGTGACGGAGTGGCGCACGCATTTCCGTCGCACGATGAACGATCTCGATTCGAAGGCGAACTCGCGCGCGATCGATTCGCTGCTCAACTACGAAACCGTGAAGTACTTCGGCAACGAAGAGTGGGAAACCCGCCGTTACGATGAGAACCTGCAACGCTATCGCGCGGCGGCGATCAAGTCGCAGCGCTCGCTGTCGATGCTCAACTTCGGGCAGCAGATGATCATCGGCACCGGGCTCGTCTTCATTCTGTGGCGCGCGACGCAGGGCGTGATGGCGGGGCGTCTCACGCTCGGCGATCTCGTGCTCATCAACACGTTCATGTTGCAGCTCTACATCCCGCTGAATTTTCTGGGCGTCGTGTATCGCGAACTCAAGCAGGCGCTGACCGACATGGACCGCATGTTCACGCTGCTCGGCGCGGGCCGCGAAGTGCCGGATGCGCCGAACGCGCAGCCGCTTGCCGTGCGCGGCGGCGAAGTGCGTTTCGATGACGTGAGCTTCGCGTACGAGAAAGCGCGGCCGATTCTGCATGGCGTCGATTTCACGATTCCGGCGGGCACGACGACGGCGGTGGTCGGACACAGCGGCTCGGGCAAGTCGACGCTCGGGCGGCTGCTGTTCCGCTTCTACGATCTCGATCGCGCGCAGGATGGCGGCATCCGGATAGATGGGCAGGATATTCGCGACATCACGCAGGATTCGTTGCGCGCGGCGATCGGCATCGTGCCGCAGGACACGGTGCTCTTCAACGATTCGATCTACTACAACATCGCGTATGGGCGTCCTTCCGCGAGCCGCGAGGAAGTGATCGCGGCGGCGCGCGCGGCGCATATCCACGACTTCATCGAGGCGTTGCCGGCGGGTTACGACACGCCTGTCGGCGAGCGTGGCCTGAAGCTCTCGGGTGGCGAGAAGCAGCGCGTGGCGATCGCGCGCACGCTGCTCAAGGACCCGCCGATCCTCATCTTCGACGAGGCCACCTCGGCGCTCGATTCGAAGTCCGAGCGCGCGATCCAGCACGAACTCGACTCGATCGCGCGCGAGCGGACGACGCTCATCATCGCGCACCGGCTATCGACGGTCGTGCACGCGCAGCAGATCATCGTGATGGATCATGGGCGCATCGTGGAGCGGGGGACGCACTCGGAGTTGCTGCGCGCGGGTGGGATGTTTGCGCAGATGTGGGCGTTGCAGCAGCAACGGGCGGAGGAGGCGGCGGTGGATCAGCGGGATACCTCGACCATTCCCGAATAG